The sequence GGAGATGGAGATATGAGGGTGCTGCTGGTTGAGAAAGGCTTCCCAGTTGGAGCTTACTTGAGAGTAGCACTTCTGGACTAAGAGATACGTCTGCTGGTTTAAAAAGGCAttggtgctccagcctggatgCACAACCTAACAGAAGGGGAGAGGCTGGCCAAAGGCTTGGGGCCCCTGGTAAACAGCATTCCACTcagcagccagccctgagctgcaTTCCTGGGTCTCTGCTGGAAAGAGAATAGTTGCaactcgatgatccttgtgggtcccctccaattcagaatattctgtgaacCTGTAAGTGCAGCCAGTGAGACATCTCCTGCTCTGATCAGCACCAGTAGACCAACatcctccctctgctcagcatAGGGAGACCATATCCCAAGTACCATGTCCACGGCTGAGCTGTCCAGTGCACAGAATTATCACCACACTGGAGCAAGTCCATACAGACCCAAGCTGATCCAGAATCTTGAAATTCTGGGATCCCTACCATGTCAGGCTGTCTCAGCTCTCACACTGGCCCAGACAGACCAACCATGTGGTGCTATGTGGCCTTGCAGTACTGTTGTTCCTTTCTTGCCTAGCCActctccctgttccctcccagcGTTCACAAGGTTAATGAGGCAGGATGACACTGGCCTGGCTTTCCAGGTCATGGCTGGCAGGGTTGAACTGACCTGATGCTTCCCTCGCACCCTCTGCTTGCTGTTGGCCATGCGATGCTACATTCCCTTTTTGGAAGATCTCCACCTTGGAATGCAACCCTCTTCTGTAAGTGGAAGTCTTGTCTGTAATTCCTCACTCGAGttgtatgaaaaaaatttcctttgaaaactttttcttACTGCACCAGAAGCCTCAGGCATGCTTCTGGCAGGAAACGGAGTTTGCAAGGAGTTCCCAAATAAATGAAGGACACTATGCAGGTGTGAAAGTGATTTTATTCTGCAGGATGAACACAGACTACAGCAAGGATGTGTTGACAATGTGGCCTGCCCTGGGCTCAGTACAGCTTAGATCAGGTTAGCTGGTAATGATggatatttttctgctgaaaacatcTGTACtcacaaagcaaaaagagaGTAAGACCATGCTGATAGGAGGGTCTTAGGTTTCTGAGCACAGAGTTCTCCCCAGAAGGAGCATGCTTGGATACTGCAGCGTTTATAAAGATGCATTCTACTAATATTCCCCCAAAATCCACCACAGGTGAATGGccagagacagagctgggagcttTGCTACTTTTcaggacaggaggaaaacaaagcagttctTTATACAGAGGAACAACCCTGTTCACCCCCAGGGCCCCATCATCAAACAGGCCCCAGCAGGGCACTGGCCCGGTCATGTGCCCTGCGTGGACAGAAGGGGGAAGGAGTTCTAGTGGTATGGAGTTGGTTTGATGAGGATGGCTGAGGCTCTGCAGttcccctggcacaggttgccccaTGTCAGGCTCCCCCTGACATTCAGCTGCACAGAGTAACATGCTGAGTACCACCACCCACCCCCATAGCGGGAGGCACAGTTCCCTCTGTAAGTGTCCTGATCCCGATCCTTTGTGGAGAACTTCATGTTGTTATGCACTTTCCTGGGATTATCTGAATCCATGGCAtcctctgctgtccctgagTGCACTCCCAGCCTCAGCCGGTAGCCCTGGGACTCgttgtccaggctgaacaggtTGTAGTCTGCAAACTTCATGTTGTTTGCGGCATCCCAGATGACGAACCTGACCTGGTAGATCTTCTGCCTGGTGATCTGGTGGATGTACTCAGTGCCAAGCCAGAACTCAGTGTGCACATTCCCAAAGCCATGCTTGTAGGTGCTCCAGGACTCAGCCCAGGTGATATCCGTGTCCTGCCGGTTCCTCTGGATGACGGTCCAGCCCCCATCTGCCCCACTCATCTCACAGTACACCATGATGGGGTGCAGTCCTGTGGGCTGGATGATGTAGACGCCACTGGGGCTGCGAACTGGGACCTCGCTGCAGTCCCTGGGCCAAGCTGGGGCAGCACAGAGGGGGATAGAACAAAAGCCTGGGCATCAGGACAAGACCTTGGGCAGGAGGGAGGTTCATCTGGCCAGAGCACCTGGGGGATAACCAGCTCCAGAGAGGTCTGGAGGTGAGAGTGGTTTGGCCTCAACCCTCTGTTCCTTTTCCATATGGAAGACCAAAAGGAGTCAGCCTCAGTGAGAGGCCCCAGActcactgagctctgctgaTATCAGTCCAAGAGACTGAATATGGTCACTAGTGGGCTCCTTTGGGTCTCCTGAAAAAGGGTTTGTGCTGGGAGGAAGGTGAAGAGCACCTAGCCCCTGCCTGTGACTAAGGGAATGGGGAAAAATGACCCCTTCAAGCATAAAGCCACCCTTCCCAGCCTgcacagtgcacacacacacacacacatacacagagcaCTGCAGTCTGCACTAGGTACACCTCCGCCTCCACCATCCtggagcactgccagggctAAGGGACAGTTCAGGGTCCTGCCCTACCCAGAGCTGGCTGGGTCCTGTACACAGGCACACAACAGCGGATGCCCATAGGATGCTACCTACTGGTTCTCTTCAGACCACTCTCTGAATCGGTAGAGGGAGATTTCTTGAAGGTGTTTAGGGTTTGCATATGCACAGAGTGGCCTGGCGCAGCCAAGATGAGCAGGGAAGCAAGGAGCAGAAGACACCGAGCTGGTAGAAAgggacaagaagaaaagaagaaacgTGATCGTCCTTCCCATGGCGCCAGCACCACATTTACCACGAGCCTGTGAGGTGCAGGAGGGCACCAAGTATGCTGGGCAGCAtcaggctgctccctgcaagCTGCAAAGCTTGCCAAAGGGGCAGACAACCTGGCCTTTTCCCCTTGATCTGCTGTGGACAAGTCAAACATTGGGTAGTTTTGGGCACAGCAAAGTACCCAACAACTGCCTGAGCCAAGTTTCCCTCCTgatccctggagcaggggcCTGGCTGGGGTCAGCCAGAAGATGGGATGAGCAGCTGGTGCTCAAAGAGGTGGCAAGTGCCCCTAAAGGGCACCGGTGCCCCCGATCCACCATCAGTGTGCAAGGACCAGTGCATGGAGCCTCTCCCTCTTGCTGAGCTGCCCTACCTTTGCTCTCCCCGTTGGTGGCAAGGAGCGCCCGCTTTCCAGCCCTGTACTCACCCATTGCTCCCTGTGGGAATGCCCTCCGGAGCGCAGAGCTCTAGAGTGGCCGGTCACACAGAGGGATTTGTAGTGCCCTCTGCACTGGGCGGGCTGAGTGGGTCCTGCCccccttttctgctggaagaGATCAGGTTGATTTCCTTTGTGCCTACAGAAAACACCAGCTGAGGTGGAGGTGCCTGTGGTTCTggattgcaaagaaaataatcccCATGCCAGCAAGAATCATTGGAATGGTCTCTTGTGTGAATGCTTAGTGACTTGCAAGGAATTTCCTCTGGGAACAATGTATTTGCTAACTTTGAAGAGTACTGCTCAGTAAACACTGGAATGCCACAGTCACCAGCCAGGTGGAGAGCAAACACGGGTCTGCCCCTGCCTCCCGCcactgcagctggtgctgctaGGTCAAGGGGCTCTTGTTTAATCTGCTCCAGTCCAACTCAGCCTGGCTCTGGgtggggcagcagagcagccccaagATCCTCAGGTAGGCAAACTGTTGTGGGACAGTGTTTGAAGCAGCTGATGCGTTCTGGGGTGCATGACACAGGCAGAGAGTCGTGGTGGAGGGATCTGTGtctgggagaagcaggagaagtCTCAACTCCCCAGTGGGACACAGTCCCAACCTGAAAGGAAGCAGCTGAAGGGCCTGATGAAAGGTTTCTGCAAGGCAGATGAAACAGTTGTGGCCTCTGGGCACTGGGTTTTGGGGAGTGGCCACGCAGGATGAGAGGAAAGCAAGTGTCTACCCAGGAATGAAGTGAAAACAGGTGGATAGAGGGCAGCAACAGTGATCTGAGCATGTACAGAGGGGATCTAAGCATGCATGGAGGAGAAATGGAGGGGACTGAGTGCGCACAGAGGGGGGTGAGGCATATCATGGTGGAACCCATAGGAACTGAGCACCCACAGAAGGATGGCAGGATCTGAGCATCGGTGAAGGTCAGCAGAGGGAATCTGAGGGCACCTGTTGTGAAAAAGAGGGATGTGAGCTTGCCCAGGGGAGAGAAGTCAGCACCAAAGAGATGCTGAAACGACCAGAGGAGATCTGAGTACTCGAGGAGGGGAACAGATGAGATCTGGGTGCACACAGAGGGAAATGGAGGGCACATGAGTCTACAAGGGGGAGAATGGGGATGATCTGTTTGTGCAAGAACAGAGGGGTTCTAAGAGAGCACAACAAGGGGAATGAAGAGGATATGAAAGCAGCTGGATAGGAATGGAGTGCATCTGAGAGTAGCTGGAAGTGAAGAGAATGAGTAAGAGGGGTTCTAGAGAAGCACTCAGAGGGAACAGAGGGAATTTGGAAACATGCAAAGGTAGAATAGTTTGGTTGTAAGGCACTCAGAAAGGATGGCAGGGACAGGCAATGCACAAAAGTAGAAGATCTGATACAGTATCTGGCATGATAAGTCTGGCTGTTCAATGGGAACTTGCGAGGTCACAGATTCCCCATAGTGCAATTTACCAACATGGTCTGGCCCAGCTGGATAAGAACTTACACAATCCAGGTTCACAAATAGTGTAGTTTAGGGAAGGAACAGGAAAGCAGATTCAGGACTTTTGGTGATAAATGCACTAACTATGGAGTGTTATGACAGAAGGGATAGTAACATAAATATTAGCTCgctctctctctatatatatatatattcaccCAGGTCTGCTCCAATGCAGTTGGAGGTGTGAAGTTCAGCCAGAGACATCCCTTCaggggagaaggaaagacaCTGTCCATCTGCTGATCCCAAGCAAGCAGAGatgcttttccctcctctttttgCCCTGAGATCCCACTTTGATACCATAATTTTTGGCCAGCTTTGCTCCAGACATCGTT comes from Corvus cornix cornix isolate S_Up_H32 chromosome 19, ASM73873v5, whole genome shotgun sequence and encodes:
- the LOC104691135 gene encoding fibrinogen-like protein 1-like protein — encoded protein: MARCLLLLASLLILAAPGHSVHMQTLNTFKKSPSTDSESGLKRTTWPRDCSEVPVRSPSGVYIIQPTGLHPIMVYCEMSGADGGWTVIQRNRQDTDITWAESWSTYKHGFGNVHTEFWLGTEYIHQITRQKIYQVRFVIWDAANNMKFADYNLFSLDNESQGYRLRLGVHSGTAEDAMDSDNPRKVHNNMKFSTKDRDQDTYRGNCASRYGGGWWYSACYSVQLNVRGSLTWGNLCQGNCRASAILIKPTPYH